GTATTCGGGGAGGCGGGGTTTCGCAAACAGTTATTTTTTAACGCGCAATGCCGACAATCGGTTAACCTTCCTTCAAACCCAAAGCGGTATTTACCCACCTCCATGTGTAATTCACGGTAGAGCAGCAGTTCTTTTCCCGCCGGACAAACGCAGGTTTTCTGTTTGGCGTCGAATTTGAAGGCGCTGGCTGGGTAACGCGTGGGGTGCTTCTTGACCTTGACCCGGTTTTTGCTGCCATACTTGGCATGCTGCCCATCGAATCGCTCATCTCGCTGGCGAAATTCCGGATCGGGGGTATAAGCGTCTATCTTGTTCCTTTTTAGATACGCATTGTTTGCCTCACTGTAAAACCCCGTATCAGCGGTTATCACGGTGCCGTCTTCGTAGAGATTTTCAGATATCCCCAGTCGGTGGTAGCGTTCTCTAAGGGTTTCTAATACTGGCTGTAAGGTGTGGTTTTCGTTGCCTTCGCCAAAGGACTCGGCGTCTACGATGACCTGGTTTTGTTGATCGACAGCGGCCACGCCATTATAGCCTTGCTGCGTGCCCTTCGGGCCATAAAGCTTGCAGGACTCGTTATCGGTGATATTACTTTTGACTTCTTGGTTGCGCTGGCCTTTGCCCTTCCTTGGGCCGTTGTTCTTTAGAAAGTGATCGATCTTATCATGATGTTTTAAGAGTCTATCCATGCGCTTTTCGAGTTCGTTTTTACGTTCTTTTTCGCACACGCGCCGACCATCGAGTGATTGGTGTTCGGTTATGCACCGATCAATATAGGCGGCTATTTTTTCACGCTTAGCTTCGAGTTCTTTTAGGGTTCCACTATGCTCTTTGGCCGCGTTCGATGAAATTTTACAGCCGTCAATGGCGATCAGCTCGTGCCCCAGAAGCCCTTCTTCCTCACAACATAATAAGATGTGTTCAAATACGTCTTTTACGCCTTCAGGGTGACTGCTGATAAAGTGGGCGATGGTGGTGTAATGGGGAGCACGATCACACGCCAAGGATCGAATGATTATGTTGTGCTTACAGTGCCATTCAATATCCCGACTGGTACGTATGCCCTTGGTGTAACTGTATAAGATAATTTTAAGTAATAACGCCGGACTGTAGGCCGGTCGGCCACCGTTGTCGTTCTTGTAAGACTGGAAATACCGTGACATATCCATGCGGTCCACTAAGAGGTGTATCGCCATGGCGAAGGGATCCGCTTCTATTTGCTCTAGAAAGTTGAGCGCTATAAGAAAATCCTGGTTGTAATTGTCCGGTTTGAAATTGGGCATGACGGTCTCCAGATCACATGCGTCAATTTTATCAAATTGGCCTTATTTTTGGAGTTTTTCTACAGTTTCAACGCGTGTAGCACCTGCCCACGCTGCGTAGCTTGGCTTTGTGCAAGAATGAGCGAAGCGCTTGCTCAAAACCAAGCTACGCAGTGTGGGTCAGGTGGCTACAATTGTTATATTTGTGTACATTTTTTTATCCAACCTTCTCTGGTAGATTTACTTCCCTCTAAGGTAAAAGTAAAAATATTGTGGGTAAGGATCGGTTCTTTTTTTGAATTATGTTCTGAGGCAACATATTTGAATTCAGCAAGTGATTCCAATGAGATCTCATCAAATATACCTTCAGGAATAGATTTAAATACCTTCGCAACTCCTATAGTTCCATCCGACCGAATATCAAAATATACGTTCACACAACCTTCAATTTCTTTTCGCTTTGCCTTTTTAGGATATTTAGGAGCTTTCTTCACTATTGGCGCCCACATTGACCAATCTTGATGCGAATAGATCTTTAAGCTTTCCCAATCTACTTGCTCATATTCTGCAGCAAGGACTGAGCCAGACAATAAAATAATTGTAATGGCCGTGTAGAAAATGATCATTTTATTCCCGTGAATATAACGCCTGTAGCACCAGCCCGCACTGTGGAGCTTGGCTTTGTGCAATAATGAGCGTAGCGAATGCACGAAACCAAGTGTAGCAGTGTGGGTCTGGTGGCTACCTTGGTTATGCTATTGTATTCTCATAAATTCGTACGTGGCTGGGCAATCGGTTATCACCGACTCACAATCTTCATTGATGGTGCTTGATTTTTGATAACTTTCTGTTAATTCGATTATTTCGTACATGACGGTGTTTTCTGATTCCACTCCATTAATAATGTTTGTGTAAAAAATATATTCTTTACCGGTGCATTTCCAGGTGCCGCTTTCGGTATGAATATACTCACTTACACCGGTTGTTTGCCTAGACTCAATATCAAATGAACCATCTGAATTTATCGTAGTAATTGATTCTCTTTGGGCTGCTAGCCTAGTGTCATAATCTACCATTAGCCATTTTCCTGGCAAAGTATTGCAATCGTACATATCCGCAGCTACGCTTACGGAAGTTGATAAAAATATTATAATAGCTATTATTTTCATTCGATCACTCCGAATTACATAACGCCCTGCAGCAGCGGCTGGAGTGGAGGAGCTTGTTTTTGCGCTAGCGTAGCGTTTAGCGTAAAAACAAGCTCCGGAACGGAAGTCCACTGGCTGAGCTGGTTATGCTTTACTTTACAAACTCGTTAAGTGAATAAATGGAGTAAAGCCGTTCTCTACCATAAGCACAGTTTACCCCGGTTTTATCAATACAAACGTAATATACACCTATAGAAGCATCAGACTCCTTTGAGTAATAGGAGATAAAAACTTCTGTTTCCGATTCTTTACCTTCAATTTTTACTTTACTGAGAAAGGCCGAATTTTCACTCTTAAACGGATAGGATTGGGTGGCAGCTTGCTCCCAATACCGTCCAATTTTTGGAGGTGCAATCAGCGTAACCGAAACCCAGCCTCTCATTGTTTCTGATTTAACTTGAAACCCTAATTTTTCGATAATTTCGTTGGTTAGCTCAATAGGCCCGGCTGGCAAAGTGGCTACTGCAACAGCACTAATGAACAATACAAAATTTAAAATATATCTCATTTAGAACCTCAAGGAGCATAACACTCACAACACGGGCCGGAGCAGCGTAGCTGCGGAGGTCCAGCAGCACAAAGTGCTGCGAGCGTGGTTGTGCTTGTTAGACAATGGTATCTCATTGCAAAAGGCAAACTTTATTTAATACTCTAAACGCAACTATATGAAAACCTTCAGCATATGTTTTTGGGTTATTTGAGATATAGGTAGATATTATTTTGTCTAAATGCTCAATATCCTTTTTACTTATGCATGACTTTAAGGATTTGATTCTATCTTCATCAGCTCCATACATTGGTGACACAAACGTTCCACCCAAGTACCCTGCAAGATATGATTGTCTTTTTTGCTGGTCAAGAGATAGATATTTAGCGCTCGTTACATATCCGTTTTGCACTACAGCACAATAAGCTAAGTTTGTAAGCAAAAGTGACATATATAACGTAATAATGTATTTCACGTTTCTTCCTTGTGGGTGTCTAACGCTTTGCTCACAGGCCGGAGCTGCGCAGCAGCGGAGGTCCAGCCCCAACTTGTTGGGGCGAGTGTGGAGCAACTGGTTAGACAACCCACTTTGCTCTTACCACTGCACTAAAACCAACCTGATATTACTGTAATTGTGCGATAAACCTAAACCTTACCGCACAGCCTATTTCTTTAGCACAATGAACGAAGGCTGCTAGCTACGAACTTGCGCTACAGCTAGGTAAAACAATATTGCTACCGGCAATAAGCCCCAAGTTACAATTAACTTTGAGCAATTTTGTTTTACCGTTTTACCCCACCAGGAACGAAGCTACTTAACACTAACATTCGCGGCCGAAGGCGGCGTTTTCGTTCCTAAATAGTGGAACCACTTTCTTTAAATTCCACGATAATTTCCCAAAGAACCGCGTTTAGCGACCAATACCATGGGTTGTATAACGCTTTGCTCACAGGCCGGAGTTGCGTAGCAACGGAGGTCCAGCCCCAACTTGTTGGGGCGAGTGTGGAGCAACTGGTTAGACAACCCATTTTCGCCACTACCACAAAACCACACCCAACCTGAATTAACTTTAAATAAGCGGTAAACCGTGGGCTTACCACTTGGCTTTAAGCTTTAGCGCGAGGAACGAAGTCGACCGGCATCGAACACGCGATAATGTAAGGTAAAACAAAATTGCTATTAGCAAGAAGCTCAAATTTGCGAGCTGCTATGAGCAATTTTGTTTTACCGTTTTAACCCACCATGAACGAAGCTACTCAAACCGGGCAATCGCGGCCGAAGGCGGCGGTTTCGTTCCTAGATGGTGGCACCACCTTTTTAATTTCGCGTCAATTTTCCATTGAGCGACGTTTAGCGACAAATTCCATGGGTTGTATAACGCCTTGCTCACCTGTACATACTGCGGAGAGCGTTTTTGTGTGAAAATGGAGCGCCAGCGACATACACAAAAACGAGCGTAGCAGTATGTGTCAGGTGGAGCAATTTGTTAGCTTTTTAATCGATTGTTCGAACAACGACGTCATTTAACTCCGATTCAAGCGCTTTAGCTAGCTCAACAATTTCTGTCGATTTGCTCGATGATATTAGTGTCTTACAAGCCGAAATTGTTTTTGCACGAAGTAGCTCTAGTTCCTTAACTGCCTCGTCTTCACCATTGTAATCCGTGAAGACGGAATGCTGAATATCTTTAACAAAGGCAGTAAAATCTTTCGGATGATAATGAAACCAAACAAACACGATACTTGGCTCTTCAGCGACAATCTCCGTAATAAATGGCGCAACTTCATAACCTAATGCGCCGTCCCTTCGCATCCAGAGTTCACCAAGATCCTTCATTATCTCGGACAAACGCGCATTGTTTGCTAATTTAATTTCAGCGGATAAACCCCATTGCGCTTCGCTGAACCAATTGATCCGTTCCTGAAAGTCGTCAGCAACTGAGGAAGAACAAAATATAAAAAGTAATATGTATATGAAAGGTTTCACCATATTCCTCCTGAAAGCTAACGTCAGTAGCACCTGCCTGGACTGCGGAGCTTGGTTTTGTGTAAAAATGAGCGCAGCGAATTCACAAAACTAAGCGTAGCAGTGTGGGTCAGGTGGCTACTTTGGTTATGCATTTTGTTTTAAACCTGCATTGAGTGTTTTTAGGCCTATTGTAAACCAACAGCTATTTCCCTGAACAAAAATGCCATCTGCTGGTGAAGCACTGTTTGCAATTGAAACGAATTGTTTGAGTCTGACTTTGCCAACTTTAAAATTACTTTCAAGCAGAGAAATCGCAAGCTCTCTATTAGAGTACAGAACTACAAATGTACCTTTTCCTTTTGCTCGAGTAGGTAGAACGAGCTCTCCTGGCTTAAACGTATGTAGCCTATCAACACTTAAGCTAGGCAAATCGCTTAGGTGATAAAAATAGACAATATTATCTTGTTGATCTTTGAAGAACCTAATAACGTTTTCCTCAGTAAGATTATCTGAAACTTCGTTGATAGCACATTCTTCGATCATGAATTTCCTGATGCATAACGCCGTGCAGCAACGGCCGAAGTGTAGGCGCTTGTATTTGTGCTAGCGTAGCGTATAGCACAAATACAAGCGCCGGAACGGAGGTCCTGTTGGCTGACTTGGTTATGCATATAGCTCCCTAAGTAAATCGTGGCTTCGGGATAAGAAGCACTCTATTACTTGACGAGCCTGCTTTGAGCTAAATGAATCGGAAGATAAACTCACCGTACCCTGTTTCTTGGACAAGCCGAACCAAGCACTAACCTCACCTGGAAAATTGCATTCAGATATGAATATCGGGTTTTCACTATCTCCATAAGCAGAGACCCAGACGAACTCTACATCATCTTCTAAGATTACCGTCAATGTCGGTGAACACTTTTTTAACACTTCCGCTTTCTTTACCTCTCCTCTCCAATCGAAATTGTCGAAAGCGGCAAGAGCATCTGGCGCACTTGCTATTACTTTTTCTACAGACTCATTATGGGAATTGTCTGCATATTGAAAATTCAATTTCACTCTGCTTTCCTATTTTTTGCATAACGCCCTGCAGCAGCGGCTGGAGTGGAGGCGTTTGTTTTTGTGCTAGCGTAAGCGTTAAAGCACACAAACAAACGCCGGAACGGAAGTCCGCTGGCTGAGCTGGTTATGTTTAGTCTCCGAGCTCTACAAACCCAAAATCCCATGATCCACTTCGTACGTTACAGCTATTTAAGTAATGTATAGTTATATCTCTATCAGCGAGTTTTGCTGCCATAACTATACTGAGAACACTCGTAAATAGTACGTGGTCAGATGTTATTACTACTCTATTGTATCCATCTTCCTGTCCACAGGATATTGGCATGCCTTTCATAGTGATATTGAGCACACCTAAATCGTTTGGGTTGTATGTACCCCAATTGTTTCCATGCAAATTTAATTTTTCTATTTTCCCTGTATATGATGCCGAAGCGGCATAAGTAGAAAACGAAAAAATGCCTAAGAATATTACAGCTTTAGTAATCATATTTACCTTAAACTCAATTAAAACATAACGCCCACCTAACACGAGCCCAACCGGGAGCGTAACGTAGTGGCTAAAATGGCCGCAGGCCAGCCACGAAGTGAAGCGAAGGTTGGGCTTCGTGTTGAGGTGATTGTTATGCATTTGGATCACCCACTGTTTCATAACGTTGAATATAATTTTCTATTGGCATTGCGGTACCAGTTACAAACAAATTACCCGAATCCTTTTCGACTATCAAAGGAGCATTACCCACAACTGCATATCGCAGTTCCCGAGTTGTATGCCACTTTTCTGAGGTATAAAAGAATACCCAACCCCAATCTTTCGATATAGTAGACTCATCTACGACAATATATCGATCCTCTTCGGGTTGGGTCATCGAATTGATGTGGCGTTCTACGATTTCTTTTGCTTTCTCTTTAGTAATCATTTCTACGACATTTTGCATAACGCCGTGCACAACGGCCGGAGCTGCGTAGCAGCGGAGGTCCAGCGCAACTTGTTGCGCGATGTTGGTGCACTTTGTTAGTTTTCATGTACCCGATATGTAAACTCGTAACCTGCGTCACCAATGATTTTTGAGCACTTTGACAAAAAATACTCAGCATCTTCGTTTGGCTTGTGCTTACAAACTAGTAACAATTTAATCTCATTACCTTTTGCTTTTGGAAAAGACTTATAGATTTCACCGCTTTCGATATAAGACAGGTAACAATTAAACTTTTCTTGGACAAGTAATAAATGTTCCCTATCGCTCCACTCTAAGTGATCCGTAGCAACCAAGGTCACCGATCCGTCGCTAGGATCAGTGCTTACGATGTCTATAACTTGCGATTCCTCAATGCTCATAATGGAAAACTAACGCCAGTAGCACCTGCCCGCACTGTGGAGCTTGTTTTTGTGCAAGAATAAGCGCAGCGCTTGCACCAAAACAAGCGTAGCAGTGTGGGTCAGGTGGCTACCTTGGTTATGCTTTTTATCCATGCATGACACCCCACGATTCACAAACACCACCTATTACTGACATTTCTTGTGATAGCGATTTTTGAGTGGCTATTACATACTCATATGAGACTTCACTGTTGAAAACCAAAAGGACATAGCCAGTAGTTATACCATTTTTTCTATCTTCTTCATCTGGATTGATAAATTCAGCAGTTGGATAGAGGCTTAGTATTCGTTGTACTTCACTTTTATCCAGGGGCCAGTGATCAAAGTCTATATTAAAATCCACTTTGTATTTTTTTGAAAAATCGAAGCCAGCATTTTGTAATCTTCGCATGACATCGCCATCCGCATCATTTGGCCAAGTCATAAAATGTATTCCTCTAATTCAGCATAACGCTGAGGTAACTTGCACGGCCTGTGGAGTGGCTTTTTGGGGTAAAGTGGCGCAGCCACCCCAAAAAGGCACGTAGCAGGCTGTGTCAAGTTGACCGACTGGTTATAAAGCGACACCACCTAACTCCCTGCGCGAAAGCGCACCGAACGGAGCCACTTAATTTAAATTCTACTCCGCACTTTGGGAACCCATGAAGAACGAAGCCCAATTACTTTCCAAAGGTTTCTTGGCACTTTTATGGATTACGAATTTCTAGCAATGGTGGCACATACCCTGAGATAAACTAAATAATGAGTACCACTGAGCTTGCTAGGTGCTCGAGCCAAAAAAACCTACAAACTTCGTGAACCGATAAACCCAAAATGCTCGCTAAAACTTGTATCTACAATTCCGCGCTACACTCGATTAAAAGCAACTCGACGCGGTATAACGCTGAGGTAACTTGCACGGCCTGTGGAGTGGCTTTTTGGGGTACAGTGGCCCAGCCAAAACCACAATGAAATACCAAACCAAACAAAGCTACCAAACTTAAATTCGGCAATGTTCTTTGAGAGCGGACTCTGAACAAAGCCACATTACTTTCCAAAAGGTTTCGTGGCACTTTTGTGTATGACGACACTCTAGCAACGGTGGAACACACCCTGCAATAAACACGATATTGAGCACCACTGACCTCGCAACACGATGAAGCCAAATAAACCTGTGAACTACGCGAACCGATAAAACCAAAATGCTCGCTAAAACTTATATCTACAATTTCGCGCTACACTCGATTAAAAGCAACTCGACGCGGTATAACGCTGAGGTAACTTGCACGGCTTGCGGAGTGGCTTTTTGGGGTAAAGTGGCGCAGCCACCCCAAAAAGGCGCGTAGCAGGCTGTGTCAAGTTGACCGACTGGTTATAAAGCAGCACGACTCAAACCCCATTAAAATTCCAAACCAAACAAAGCTACCAAACTTAAATTCGGCAATGTTCTTTAAGAGCGGACTCTGAACAACGCCGAAATACTTTCCAAAAGGTTTCTTGGCACTTTTATGTATGACGACACCCAAGCAACGGTGGCACATACCCTGTGACAAACTTGATATTGAGCACCACAGATATTGCAACATGCTAAAGCCAAATAAACCTACATACTACGCGAACCGAAAAACCAAAAGGCTTGCTAAAACCTATTTCAATTTCCACGACGCACTCGATAAAAACCTACTCGACGCGGTATAACGTTTTTATAAAGGGCCGAGCTGCGCAGCAGCGAAGGTCCAGCCCGGAACGGGGCGACTTTAATAAACTTGTTAGGATTTTATGAAGCATTAACTGCTAGCATCTCTTCTACTTTTGACTTGCAAATATCGGTAATTTTTGAAGCAACCTCAGCGGACTTAAATACTGACATACATACAACTTCAACTTTTGAATCAGGGTTGGCCTTTCCTGTGTAGCTTTTAAAATCTGTACGAGACCACTTAATACCGACCATTTTATTCAAATCTTCAGATCTTAACTCGGGAATTTCGGACCTAATCACATCCTTGAAATCTCCATTCCAAACTTTATCCACGATATTTTTCGCGAGCTCAACCTTTTTATCTACACTCATTTCTCCCTGAATTAGAATGGGAACACGACTTTTATGTGAAACACCACAACTAGAAAGCAATAAAATAATTAAAATTCCGATTGTTGATTTTTGCATTGACTCCCCTTTAATTCTAACGCCGCGCAGCAGGGGCCGCAGTGTAGGCCTTTGATTTTTGTGCAAGCATAGCGTAAGCACAAAATTTAAAGGCCGGAACGGAGGTCCGCTGGCTGGCTTGGTTATGTTTTTCTATTAGTCCTGTATCCAGATACCGTTAACGTAACAGTGTGTCGAATCCCGCGTGGCATCATAAGATATTTGTAATTTTTTCCCACCCATATAGGCCGCTAGTGCAATTGAGAGAAATGATTCATTTTTGGCAAGCCCCTGAACTAAAAAATAGTCTTTTGCATTTTGACATTCAACACCTTTTAATCCAATTGAAATTGCTTCGCCGTCGTATGTTCTAACATACTTGACCTCTGCAGGCCCAGCCCAGGGAGTTGCAGATGAACTCATTGAAGCCATTAAAACACCTATAAAAATAAACTTTTCCATTAAATTTCCTATTTGACTACACCAAAAACATAACGCCGCAAGCAACGGCAGATTACACTCCGTACCTTTTGTGAAATAATGAGCGCAGCGAACACAAAAGGTACGGAGTGTAAGCTGTCCAGCCCACGAAGTGGGCGATGTTGGCTTGCTTTGTTATGCTAATTGACCTTAAATAGTTCACCACTATAACTATAAAAGAACCTGCCAGAAGTTTCGTTTTCAACCGGAGCAGAAGGAAGCAAGTAATTGTTTACACTCCTTACAAAGGTTCCGTACAACGAACCTTCTGTACCGTGAGTTAAGGTAAAATTCCATGTTTCAACCCAGCCTCCATAGCCTGTTTCGTCATAAATGTCTTTTGCCGAATCCATAGCGTATATTATTGCATTAGTTTTATGCGCAATTACTTTA
The Alteromonadaceae bacterium 2753L.S.0a.02 DNA segment above includes these coding regions:
- a CDS encoding transposase, IS4 family, translating into MPNFKPDNYNQDFLIALNFLEQIEADPFAMAIHLLVDRMDMSRYFQSYKNDNGGRPAYSPALLLKIILYSYTKGIRTSRDIEWHCKHNIIIRSLACDRAPHYTTIAHFISSHPEGVKDVFEHILLCCEEEGLLGHELIAIDGCKISSNAAKEHSGTLKELEAKREKIAAYIDRCITEHQSLDGRRVCEKERKNELEKRMDRLLKHHDKIDHFLKNNGPRKGKGQRNQEVKSNITDNESCKLYGPKGTQQGYNGVAAVDQQNQVIVDAESFGEGNENHTLQPVLETLRERYHRLGISENLYEDGTVITADTGFYSEANNAYLKRNKIDAYTPDPEFRQRDERFDGQHAKYGSKNRVKVKKHPTRYPASAFKFDAKQKTCVCPAGKELLLYRELHMEVGKYRFGFEGRLTDCRHCALKNNCLRNPASPNTRKGKGRQVTFIHRTAACPTEWMKARVDSKEGKRRYGQRMATVEPVFGNITVRKGLDYFTLRGKTKVDIQWKLYCTVHNVEKLVRYGNIV
- a CDS encoding TonB family protein, whose protein sequence is MIIFYTAITIILLSGSVLAAEYEQVDWESLKIYSHQDWSMWAPIVKKAPKYPKKAKRKEIEGCVNVYFDIRSDGTIGVAKVFKSIPEGIFDEISLESLAEFKYVASEHNSKKEPILTHNIFTFTLEGSKSTREGWIKKCTQI
- a CDS encoding immunity protein 35 of polymorphic toxin system, whose translation is MQNVVEMITKEKAKEIVERHINSMTQPEEDRYIVVDESTISKDWGWVFFYTSEKWHTTRELRYAVVGNAPLIVEKDSGNLFVTGTAMPIENYIQRYETVGDPNA
- a CDS encoding regulator of ribonuclease activity B encodes the protein MTWPNDADGDVMRRLQNAGFDFSKKYKVDFNIDFDHWPLDKSEVQRILSLYPTAEFINPDEEDRKNGITTGYVLLVFNSEVSYEYVIATQKSLSQEMSVIGGVCESWGVMHG